One window from the genome of Cervus elaphus chromosome 8, mCerEla1.1, whole genome shotgun sequence encodes:
- the LOC122698743 gene encoding male-specific lethal 3 homolog, whose translation MEERTVTIEIPEVLKKKLEDDCYYINRRKRLVNVPCETNIITILESYVKHFVINAAFSANERPHHHHAMPHANMNVHDIPAEKNVDLCKEMVDGLRLTFDYTLPLVLLYPYEQVQYKKVTSSQFFLPITESPTNTNRNQEELSPSPPLLNPSTPQSTESQSTSDEPTTPKRRKAEPEALQSLRRSTRHSANCDRLSESSASPQPQRRQQDMSASMPKLFLYLEKKTSVHSRSSSPVLLTPSKEGSAVFAGFEGRRTKEIDEVLSWKLVPESYPPGDQPPPPSYIYGAQHLLRLFVKLPEILGKMSFSEKNLKALLKHFDLFLRFLAEYHDDFFPESAYVAACEAHYSTKNPRAI comes from the coding sequence atggaagaaagaacAGTAACTATAGAAATCCCTGAAGTTCTGAAGAAGAAGCTTGAGGATGATTGTTACTATATCAACAGGAGGAAACGGTTAGTCAACGTTCCATGTGAGACCAACATCATAACTATTTTGGAATCGTACGTGAAGCATTTTGTTATCAATGCAGCCTTTTCAGCCAATGAGAGGCCTCATCACCATCATGCTATGCCACACGCCAACATGAATGTGCACGATATCCCAGCAGAAAAGAACGTTGACCTCTGTAAGGAGATGGTGGATGGATTAAGACTAACCTTTGATTACACTCTCCCATTGGTTTTGCTCTATCCATATGAACAAGTTCAGTATAAAAAGGTGACTTCGTCCCAATTTTTTCTTCCGATTACGGAAAGTCCCACAAACACTAATAGGAACCAGGAGGAGCTCTCTCCAAGCCCACCTTTATTGAATCCATCCACACCACAGTCCACAGAGAGTCAGTCAACCTCAGACGAACCGACCACCCCCAAAAGGCGCAAAGCCGAGCCGGAAGCCTTACAGTCTCTGAGGCGGTCCACGCGCCACTCTGCCAATTGCGACAGGCTGTCTGAGAGCAGCGCCTCGCCTCAGCCCCAGCGCCGGCAGCAGGACATGTCCGCCAGCATGCCCAAGCTGTTCTTGTACCTGGAAAAGAAGACATCTGTTCATAGCAGATCATCCTCGCCTGTTCTTCTGACGCCTAGCAAGGAAGGGAGTGCGGTGTTTGCTGGCTTCgaaggcagaagaaccaaagaAATAGATGAGGTCCTCTCCTGGAAACTTGTACCTGAGAGTTATCCTCCAGGTGACCAACCACCTCCACCCTCTTACATTTATGGGGCGCAACATTTGCTGCGTTTGTTTGTGAAACTTCCTGAAATCCTtggaaagatgtccttttctgaGAAGAACCTGAAGGCTTTACTGAAGCACTTTGATCTCTTTCTGAGGTTTTTAGCCGAGTACCATGATGACTTCTTCCCAGAGTCTGCCTATGTTGCTGCCTGTGAAGCGCACTACAGCACGAAGAACCCCAGGGCGATTTGA